DNA from Agarilytica rhodophyticola:
GCGTACAACAGTCCAGTTGCGATTACAAACAAGCTGACCAGCGTTGGATCTATGACGACAACACGGGCCATATCACCGCTAGCCTTGATAAAACACTGTGTCTTGATAGCCGCCAAACGCAAAACCATGGACAAGCTTTATTACGCAAGTGTCAAAACGAAGATTGGAGTAAATGGAATTACGATAGCTATGCGTTACGTAATAAAGCAAATAGCCAGTATGTTCTTGATGGCTCAAAAGGTGATAACCGTATGTGGATGTACGCTTTCCATGGTGACTGGAATCAGGACTGGGAACTTAGATCTGAGAGAGAAGTGTATGTTTGGACTACTTTTAGGACAGCGATGGGAAATGGCTGTCTAGATATACATAATGGAGACACGCGTAATGGTAATTACTTTAAACTAGAAAATTGTCATAACCATCCAGCACAGCTTTTTTATTACAATCCCAAAGATGGCACAGTGAGAAGTGCTTTGAATGCTAATAAGTGTATGGATATACCTAATGGAAATTTAAACAACAATACTACAATTGTAATATGGGATTGTAATGGTGGAATGAATCAACAATGGGATTATGATGGCGGTGTTTTCAGATCTCGTATGAACCAAAATAAGGTAATTGACGTTAATGGCAGTAGCCATGGCTCTGAGGTGTCAATTTGGGATTATCACGGCAGAAGTAACCAACGTTGGAGAGCAGTACTGCAGTAACTTGGGGTTTTAAAGCAATGGTTTAATAAATAACGTGTTAAAAATACATAAATGCTCTAAATTAGTGCTAGTGTTACTAAGCTTTTGTAAATGGTACCACTAGCGCAATATCCTTCTAACTTTAAGGTGTTTATCGAAAACTTCGTTTTTGTTTTACATGTGAATTTATACTGATAGATTTACTTCTTCTTACCAAAGCACTTTGCTTATCAACGCTTTCTTCAAAAATATCATTCATAAGTATGAATTTATCTAATAATCTAGTGTTCATTCTATTTGGTACTTAAAAGCACATAATGGCTTGAATAAGGGTATATGTGGTGCATAGTACGGTACTACCTATTACTCATTTTAAAAAAATTACGTAAAATATTTTTTACATTATGTTACATTAAACGCTACTTGTTGAAGGTTTATTGAACTTCTTGTTTGAAACGCACTCTTTTAAAGCGATTCTTACTGAAATAAAAATGACCAATAGCGTGTTGATTGTAGCGGTATATTTAGCTGCCTATACAAAATAAAGTATTAGATATAAAATGATTCGCGTAGTAACTAGGGTTAATACTACCGAGTAAGTATGAGATATTTACATAATAATGTTCATTTTTTTTTAATACTGTGACCATTATTAGTATTTTGCTCACTAAGTTATAGAGCTTTTAGTGAGTGCTTAGTTTAGGAAAATTGATAGACTAAATTTTTAAAAAATTGTTATACAGTATTCATACTTGGAGTAACTTTTTAGTAAAAAAGAGCGAGTCATGTAAATATGTGAAGCACGCATTTTACTAAAAATTAAAATCTTACCTAAGTTAGTGGTCGGTAGAATATAGCAGCTTAAATATTACGGTTTATAACTTTATCAATCTCTTAAGAACATAGGAAATTTAAATAGGTGTAATAATATGACTAATATGCTCAATATAAACGACAGCTTAAAAGAGCTTCTTTCGATCGATGGTGCGATGGGGGCGTGTGTTGTCGACTATACATCGGGTATGTCATTAGGAGCTTTGGGAAGCGGTGTGGACTTAGAATTAGCGGCCGCAGGTAACTCTGAAGTTGTTAAAGCAAAAATGAAAACTATGAAGTCGCTCGGTATTGAAGGCAGTATTGACGACATTCTTATTACACTTGATGAACAATTTCATATCATTCGTCCAGCTGCGAAGCATGAAGGTATATTCATTTATCTTGTTCTTGATAAAGTTAAATCTAATCTTGCTCTGGCTCGTCATAAGGTTAAGTCAATTGAGGCAAATATGACGATATAGCAAGTAGGCTAGGCTCCAACAATGGGTACTGTTAATGTAAGGATGAGCCATGAAATGTATAATGTATATCAGCAGGGTTGTTAGTAAAAAAAATGGTGTAGCAGTGCCTGAAGGGCTCTCAGATATTTATATGAGAGCTCGTAAGTTTAATTCGCGTTTTGATATTACGGGTGTTTTAGCATTTAAAAATAGTTTTTACCTTCAAATTATAGAAGGTGGTAACAATGAAGTTAACCAACTCTATCGTAATATTCTGGCCGATAAACGTCACAGTGATATTCATACGCTAATTGATATGGATATTTCGCAAAGGTCTTTTGCGAAAAAAAGCATGCGTTTAGTGACGCTTGTACAAAAAGATAAAGAGATTGAAAGGTTTATTACTAAGTATTCGAGTGTTATTTCTAAATTCTCTAACCAACAACTCTCCTTACTTAATACCTTTTACGATTTGTCTCTTCCCCATCAAGAATTCCATAAAAGTTCATATGACGGTAAGCATATAACGCTCATATCCTGGCCGGATTTCAATCATATCGAACAATCTCCCGGTGTCATCGAATTGAGTGCTCGTTTAACCAGCGGTTCTCACGCCTATGATGATATTGTAAATAGTGGTGAATTCGGCAATAAAAACGAACTTGATGGTATTTTAGAACAGTTCGATACATTGGATATTTTACGTGTGAGTAGTATTGTTAATAAACAAAATTATAGCCACTCAAGCACGTCAGATAGTTTTTACTCAAAAATGAAGAATTTTTTGCGGCTTGGATAAGGTGAATGAATTATAAAAAGCTGGCTATTGTAGGAGAAATTGGTGCAGGTAAAACGGAGCTCATTAATACTCTAAGTGAAATTAGCCCCCTTCAAACAGAAGCTGAGTCTAGTATTGATATTGGCAAACAATTTACTACGGTTGGTATTGATTACGGTCGTATTACCTTGGGGGATGATACCGCCTTAGGTCTGTATGGGGTTCCTGGCCAAGAACGTTATTCTTTCCTTTGGGAGTTTGTTAATACGTCACTATGGGGAATCTTGTTTCTTATCAAATTCGGTGAATCACCAAATTATAATAATCTAGATAAACTATTGTCATTTTTCTGCCCTCATAAAATGAAAACGGCATGTGTTGTCGGTATTACTCACTGTGAAAATGCAGATAAAGAAGATTTGGTTGCTCTGGGAGTCGAGATTCGCTCTATGCTAGACCATCACCATATAGTTGCTCCTATTATAAATATTGATGCAAGAAACAAAACATCAGCCATGAGCCTCTTACACTCTTTTAATGCAATAAATAAATATTCTAGTTAATTACTTTACCATGAAGACCAAAATTACAATAAAGCCTGAATTACTTGATTGTATAAAAAAATTAGCTGCTAGCCACAGTGAAATTCAATTAATTAGTTTGTGCACTGTGGACGGTTTTAGCATCAAGACTTTTGCAGCCAAAACGCTTGATATTGAATCAGATAAAGTTGCAGCTATTGCTAGCTCTTTATGTTCTTTGAGCAATGCTTCTGCTAAAAAAATTATTAAGCAAGAATTTCAAATGACAACAGTAGAAACCGCTGGTGGTCATATTTTGTTTATTAGCACTCGTTACTTACATTTATCTTGTGTGCTCGCTATTGCTGTTAAAGCCGATATGATGTTGGCAACAGCCCGATTTGCTATCAAGCGTTTATCTGATGATATTTCTGCGATCAAAGAATAAATCAAAGAATAAATAGAGGCGTTATCCACCTGAGTGGTGAATAACGCTTCTGTTCTTGGGTCTGTTAATGGACCCAGTGATATCGGTGGGATTTTTCTTCGTAAGCCTCTGCAGTTTCCTTCGGCATAAAGGTTTCGTTATCCTGCTCAAAAAACAATGGCGAACGTTTTGTTTTGCTGCCCAGCTCATTCATTGAGTCCGACTCGTAAACTCTGCCGTTAATAATGGTGTATTCCACTTTTTCACTTAGGCGTAAATCACTTAAGACATCGCCATCAATGATGACTAAGTCAGCGGCCTTGCCTGCTTCGATACTGCCAATTTGTTTGTCCATACCTAAATGTTTAGCGCCGTCGATCGTACCGCCTCGTAACGCCTCCCAAGGTGTGAACCCCCCTTGTTCCATCATCCAAAGCTCCCAGTGAGCGGCCAAACCTGCGCGTTGTCCGTGAGCACCTATATGTACGCCAACACCATTATCGCGCAGTGTTTTTGCGTAGCTGGCAACCTCAAAGTGATTGTATTGATTATCCGGAGCTGTTTGACGGCGAATAGAGCGACTATCTACTGAGAAGTTTGGTGTATAACGCATAAGCTTTTCATTTTTCCATACTTCAGTGCGATCGTACCAGTATTCCTCGCCCGATAGTCCACCGTAAGAAACAACAAAAGTAGGAGTGTATCCGAATTTCGTTGCAGACCATAATTTGGTTAAATCATCATAACCTTTGGCAATAGGTAACGAATGTTCTAAGCCCGTATGACCGTCGACAAGCATAGATATATTCTGTTGATACTTCCCGCCCCCTTCAGGTACAACCATCATTTCTAGTTCACGCGCGGCTGCAAGTACTTGTTGTCTTTGATCTCGTCGTGGTTGGTTGTAACTTTTAACAGAAATTGCCCCCACATCTTTTAGTCTCTGTAGGTGATATAGGGCATCTTCATAGCTATTAATAATAGCTTTATAGCCTAATGCTTCTGCACCATACAAAATTGTACCTGTGGAGAAGACTCTTGGCGCCACAATTAAACCTGCTTTTTGCATTTCGGCGGCAGAAAAAATCTCGGTAGTATCGTTTGAAGGATCGTGAATAGTTGTCACACCGAAAGCTAAGTTAGCGTACTGGGTCCAGTTTTGTCGTGGGATAATTTCATTACTGCCCATTGGGCCGTGGGCATGGGTATCCACAAGTCCTGGAATTACCGTTTTGCCTTCCGCGTTTACAACTTGAGCTCCTTTAGGTATTTGTATTTCTTCTGCCTTTCCTACGCGTTCAATTTTATTGTCTTTTATAACAATAACCGCATTTTCAATAACTTCTTGTTCTTGATCTGCGTTGCGCATAGTAACGACTTTACCGCCCACAATTGCTTTATAGCCTGAGGGTTTATCAGCTTTCTGCTTAAATGATAAATTCAAACCATTCTTAACTGGCTCGGGTAATGTTTCAGGTGAGCCTGGGATAAAATTGAAAGCATCTTGTAAATTGCGTTCGAAATAATAAGGGCCGTGATACCAGCTTAATGTTTCATTATTCGGATGCCACGTAAGATACTCCCCTGCTCTACTCGATACCTGTTTTACTGGAATAGATTTTTCTTTAGGGCCTATTTTTAGGCGTTTGCCTGTATCCGTATAAGGAGCTATGTAGGCATTATATTGATAGACAAATGCAATCCATTTTCTATCGTGAGAAAGACGGTATTCGCTGACTTTGTCTGCGCCGTAAAGATGTTCTTTCCTGTCTTTTCCGTTGAGGTTTACACTGACTAACTGTGTTTCTGGATAGGCAGTACCAGAAACTTTAGTAGTAAAAAATACACGTGAGTTATCTCCAGCGAAATGCGGCGCAAAGCCATCTTTGGTTATTCTTGTATGTGTTTTCCTTGCCAGGTCATTTACATAAAGACCAGGCTCTACAGACCACTTAGGACTTAGTAGATAACCACCTGTAGCTTTTCTATAGGTCACCATTTTACCATCGATTGAAAAACTTGGCTCAAGATAATGTCCAGGGTTTTTACTAATGATTTTGCCATTCCCGCCACGAGACGATACTACACGTATCGAGCCGAGATCTTCATCATTCCAAGTGGTATAGACGATTTTCTTTCCATCGTTAGAATAGCGAGGGTAGTATTCATCATGTTGGTTCTGATTTGTTAAACGTTTCACTTTACCTGTTCTGATATTTTTAAGATAAAGCTTACCTAACGCTTGATAAAGAATACTCTTTCCATCTGGAGATTTTTGTGCCCAGCGAATCATTTTCACATCAAACTCATCTGGCGCAACATCTACATCAAATCTGACAGCATCGGCATAGCTCATCTTGGTTTCGACCGATACTGGAATTTTGCTAATACTTTGATCTAGCACAGTTAATTTATGAAAGGTGCCAGCGGTCCAAAAGACGATATGTTTGGAATCGGGTGTCCAATCGAAATAGGCGAAATAACCCTCCGTACCAAAACCTTCTTGCATATCCCGCTCAAGATCCATATAAATAGGTTTTTCAATACCATTTTGCAGATCCTTAACAAATAAAACAGTTTTGTTTCTTACGCGACGAATAAATGCCAAGTGCTTACCATCTGGTGATGGTGCAGGAACGATGGCGCCACCTGTTCCCGTAACAAATATCTCCTCTTCGCCTTTTTGCATATCGTATCGAGTAATCGCAAAGATAGATTTTAGCGGATCGCGGTTGTATCTAAATGTGCTACCAGGGGAAATATCTTGGGTGAAATACAAATACTTGCCATCGGGTGAAAAAGCGGGGTCTGCGATGTTCTTTTGATCAATTTTTCCATTTACACGTTTTTTCAAGACAAGGCCGTCACCACCGGAATGATGATAAAGCCAAATTTCACCAGCTGGAATACTACGGCTTGACATAAGCCCTTTGGTAACGGCGATATATTGACCATCAGGTGTCCATTTTGGGGAGTGAATAATATGGTTTTTTTCTTTGGTAACTTGCTTTAAGTTTTTTCCATCAATATCCATTACCCAGATGTTAGATAAACCGTCTCGATCAGAAACAAAGGCGATCTTGCGGCCATCTGGACTTACTGCTGGGTGAATATTCCAAGCAAAATCCTGTGTTAAAGCTCTGGCTTTACCTCCCTCTATATCAGAGATAAATATATCTCCTAGCATATCAAAGACAAATTGCTTGCCATTGGGCGTAATGTCTAAGCTGGCCCAGGTAACTTCATCCGTCTTAATATCTATGGAAGAAAGCTCAAAAGGAGGGTTGAGGATATCCCACTTGGGTTGTTTTTCCTCAGTAGATGTTTGATCTTTTGCAGCTGGCTCATCTTGTGAATAAGCCTGACCAGCAAAGCCGAGCAGAATAGCAAGACTCACGGTTGCAATTGAACGAATAGGTTTATTATTCATCACGTCGTCCCGAATATACACAGTGTTATTTTTGTCTATAGCCTGTTAATAGGCTTAAGGCACTATACTCGAACTATTAAAGGATTTGATCCAGATTTATATACAATTTATAGGACGGCTTAAATATTTAGACGTGTATACTTAGGGCCTGTTAAAAGGCCCGGGGTAATTAACAGGCTTTAATATATTTTTGGTTGATATTTGATCTTTTTGTGGGGCTAGCGTTATACCCTATCATCTTCAGAATTATCGTCTGCAGAATTAGCTATGAAGAGGCGTTATTCTAAACAGGTTTTAATTGAAGTAAGATTGTGCTTTTAACCATTCCATAACTTTATGTGTTGCTGTAGATGTAAGTGATTTTTGTTCGTAGCTAATAAAATCAAAAATCTCAATCTCTGCCGCGGCGGCGAGTTCACCTGTGAAGTCAGCAAAATAGCAAGTAAGCTTAACCTCTAGCTCTCCAGTTTTGCCATCGGCCGGTGCAGTAAATGTTTCAGCATAGCGGATACTCTCTGTAAGTAAATCTACTGATAATTCTTCTTTAACCTCTCGAATTAATGCTTGCTGATCATCTTCCCCTGGTTCTCTTTTACCACCGGGCACATAAAAAGCAGTTTTATTTTTTGATCGTGCTACTAAAAGCTTATTGTTTTTAATATAAAGCCAGGCTAACTTATCTATTTGTTTATTCATATATTTGTAAACTAAAATCTATCTAAATTTGAGATGGATTCTACCATAATTGATGCCATTACTCTTAATTGACTTTACTATTCTGGAAAGTAGTTAGAGTCAAATAATACCGTAATCCCTTTGCGACTGCTAAGTTCTGCCAACTCTAATATTTGTATGACATTAATAGCCTGTGCGCCGCTTATTGGCGAGGCGGTATTGTTGTTAATAGCATTAGCGATAGCCGAGTAGTAATGTTGATAACAGCCCACTTCAGTTTCAACCAAGTTTGCACCATCTTCTTTAAACAGTGTGCCAAAATTTTCTCGATCTTCAATGCCGAAGTTTTTGTCTTCAGGCGTAAGTCCTTCGTTCAATTGTTGCTCTTGCGGGTCTAGACCATATTTAGTAAAGCTCCCTTGAGTACCCTCCAAATGAAAGCGCTTATTGGGGCCTGCAGAAAAAGAACTGGCATGTAAAACAACTTCTAAATGATGGGGATAATGAAGTTGAACATGAAAGTAATCAACAGTTTTTGAGTTATCTCTCGTTTTTAAGCATCGTGCGGTAATTTTTTCGGGTAAACCAAACAAACAGAGAGTTTGGTCTACAAGGTGTGATCCCAGATCAAACCAGATACCTGCTCCCGGCACGGGTTCTTCTTTCCAGCGTTTTCGTACTAAAGGCCGAAAGCGGTCGAAATGAGACTCAAAAAAACGTATGTCACCAATAGCTTTTGTTGAAATCAATCTTTTTACAGTAAGAAAGTCACCATCCCAGCGCCGATTTTGGAAAGCGGAAACTGTCAGTTTCTTTTTCTCTGCGAATTCAGTAAGCGTTTTTGCTTCCTTGCTGGTCGTGACCATTGGCTTTTCAACAATAACATGGATTCCATTCTCCAAACATTCCATCGCTAATGGATAGTGAACACTATTGGGAGCGGTAATAACTATTAAATCTACATTGGCGTTTACAATTAGTTCTGTAGCGGTATCAAAAACCTTAATATCAGGAAGCTTTTCTTGAACCATCCTTGGATTTGAGCTACTAATTGCCGTTAACTCGAACATAGCCATTGATTTTATAATCGGCACGTGAAAAGTACGTGCTGAATAACCATAGCCTACTACGCCTACTTTTATCATATTGAAAAGCCCTCAATGGACATATATCTACTTGTTTTAATGTGTGCTGACGATGTAACGTTAACATAGATATTATACTTGAGGCGATATGGTTTTATGAATAAGAAAACTTATGACTTTGATGAGATTATTGATCGTAGTGATAGCAATGCCATGGCTGTTGAAGGCTTCAGAGATTATCTATTTGGCGACAATAACTCGATAGTGTTTGACTACGGGGACAACGAGCTTATTCCTATGTGGGTAGCCGATATGAGTTTTGCTATTGCACCAGAAATTATTACTGCTATTAAAAATCGTTTAGATCGTCGTACCTTAGGTTATACTAAAGTTTTTGATCAATCATATAGTGAGACGTTTGCTAATTGGACTCGGTCACGCTATGACTGGAGTTTTAACCCGGAACATCTTATTACATCTCCTGGCGTTATTCCTGCACTATTCCAGCTTATTGAGTATATCTGTAAAGACGATGATAAGATTCTTATATTTACGCCATCTTATGCTTACTTTAAGCATGCAGCTGATCACAATAATATCGAAGTGGTAAGCTCTCCTCTTATGACGAACGATAGTGGCTTTGCTATCGACTTTAAAGATTTTGAAAGTAAAGCCAAAGACCCTAAAGTAACACTATGTATTTTATGCCATCCTCATAATCCTACAGGTCATATTTGGAGCGAAAAAGAATTGAGGAGGATTGCTGAAATCTGTTTTAACAATAACATCATTATAATCTCAGATGAAATCCATTGTGATATTTTACGAGAAGGAAAAGTACATACGCCTCTTGTAAAATTATTTCCTGATAGCGAAAAAATTATTACTTGTATGTCACCCAGCAAAACCTTTAATTTAGCAGGTTTACTATTTGCAAATATTATTATTCCTAACCAAAATATATATAAAATATGGCAGGATAGACATTATATCTTTGAAAACCCTTTAAGTATTGCCGCAGCTCAAGCTGCTTATAGTGCTGGTCATGAATGGTTAAGGCAACTAAGCGCCTATCTTGATGAAAATTTTACTTTTGTAAAAAAATACTTGGAAGCTAAACTATCTAATGCGATTTTTAGAATTCCTGAAGCTACTTATTTTGCTTGGGTTGATGTTAGTCACTATTTTCCTGAAAATGAAAACCTCACTGTATTTTTTGCTAAAAATGCCGGTGTGCTACTTGAAGGAGGTGATATGTTTGTTGCCAATGCTAATGGTTACATACGGTTAAATTTAGCTTGCCCTCGCGCTATGATAGAAAAAGCGCTCGAGCGTATTATTAATGTTTGCAAAGTAAGATAAGACGGTAGTATTTAATTAATGTAGACAACCTTTAGGTTAATATGCCTTTGCGATAATCTTGTAGGGCCTGTTCTATTTCTTGTTGCGAATTCATAACAAAAGGCCCATATTGAACAATTGGTTCCTCTATTGGTTTGCCACTTAATACGATCACTTTTGCGGGCTTATCTGCATAGCTTTGTATCAGTACATCCCCATGTTTTTCTAATCGACTAATCGTTTGTGCTTTTGCTAAGGTTTTATCTTCACCAATTTGTATCGTTTCTTGATAAACATATATCAGTACATTATGCTCATTTTGAGTTTGTATGTTAAGTTTATCTCCTGGTTCTATGTGGATGTCGAGATATAAAGGCCGGGTATCTTCTACATCAAAGTAACCTTTAATTTGTTTTTTATTAATAGATGTTTGCCCTGCTATCGCCTTTATTTTCGAGCCCGCTATATCAAACTCTGGTATTTTATTAGCGTTCACGTCTTCATAATTTGCCGTTTGCATTTTATTTTTCGCTGGAAGATTGAGCCATAATTGAAAACCACGCATTTTACCTTGTGTTTGTTTTGGCATTTCTGAATGTATGACTCCTCTTCCTGCGGTCATCCATTGCACATCCCCGTCATTCAATAAACCAATATTATTCATATGATCTCTGTGTTCCATTTTCCCCTGTAGCATATAGGTAATCGTCTGGAAACCGCGATGTGGGTGCGGTGGGAAGCCGCCAATATAGTCACTTGCTTGATCCGAGCCAAACTCATCGAGCAATAGGAAGGGATCAAAACGCTCGGGTTGAGCACCGCCGAAAACACGAAGTAGCTTAACCCCATCACCGTCTGATGACGGGCGTGCACTTAACTGTTCAATAACCTTGCGAATTTTCATGACAAGGCCTCACTATTAATTTCAGAGACGAGTTCTTCTATTTGTTGTTTTGCTAAGGTAATATTTTTTTCTCGTGTATCGCCACTCATATTTAGGCCTTCGGCGTAGATATAGCTTACATCGTCGAGACCGACAAAGCTCAACATGGTATTTAAAAAAGGCATTTGTCCGTCAGTACTTTTATCTCTATGGATTCCACCGCGTGTGGTAATAACGTAGACCTTTTTATTTTCCAGTAAACCTTTTGGCCCATTTTCAGTGTACGTGAATGTCACTTTTGCCCGTGCAATATGATCGAACCAGGATTTTAGTTCACTGGGAACACCAAAATTGTACATAGGCATAGCCAATAGAATGATATCAGCATTTTTTACTTCTTCGATAAGTGTGTCAGCGAGTTCGGCTTTACCATCGTTTATCTGCTGTAAGGTATTAGCATTGAAATGGGGGATATCACCGGATGCAGCATCTCTCTCAACGATATCAACGTTGCGGTAAACCGTCTGTAAGTTCTGCAAAAGAGTATTACTGAGCTGACTTGATACACCGTTTTCGCCAAAGATACTTGCATTAATTCTTAGAATATTCACTGACATAGCTATTTCCTCTCGAATGTATTGAATAATAAATATCGTGTTGAGATATATTGTATTCATTAAAATTCGATTAAATAACGCATATTTTATTGCTTTATCATCGAAAATTTAGAACAATGAGTAGTCTAAATCAGTATTCGAGCTGATCAGGGGAAAATATAAAGGGCAGTAAGGGGAGAAAGACGAGATGATTCCTAAAATCACCCTAGAGCAATGGGCTGCCTTCAAAGCGGTTGTTGATGAAGGTTCTTTTGCTCGAGCGGCGGAAACATTGAACAAAAGCCAGTCTACTGTGAGCTATAGTCTATCAAAAATGGAGGAGCGCCTACCTGCGCCAGTGTTTGAGCAGGCTGGTCGCAAAGCTCAGCTAACAGATTTTGGCGAAGCGATATACCGCCATGCGAGCAACTTGCTTGAGCAAGCACAACTGCTTGATCAAACTGCCAACTATCTCGCCAGCGGGTGGGAGGCTGAAGTTACGCTCGCGGTCGACGGCATCGTATGTATAAACAAAGTCTTTAAGGCGTTGCAGAATTTTTCTAAGGAAAGCCCTCAAACACGTATACGCATATTAGAACCAACCTTATCAGGTACTGATGAAGCTCTTATCCAGCGCGAAGCAGATTTAGTTATCACAGCAAGGGTGCCGCCGGGCTTTCTTGCTGAGCCTTTTGGTTTTGTTAAAAAGGTTCCTGTCAGTAGCCCAGATCACTCTTTGCAGAAGCAAACATTCCCTATTACCGAAGATATTCTCAAACAGCATCGGCAAATTGTTATTCGTGATAGCGGTATCAAACGATCACAAAATAGTGGTTGGTTAGATTCGGAGCAACGTTGGACGGTTTCTCATTTTGCTACCAGTATTGCCGCAGTTAAAGCAGGTTTAGGCTTTGGTTTTTTACCTAAAGAGCAAATTTTACGAGAGCTAGAAAATGGCGAATTAGTACTTGTCCCTTTGGAACAAGGTAGAGAACAATTAATACCTATTTATATTGTTGCTTCTGCCCAAAGTCATGCAGGTCCCGCCACCTTAGAAATTAAGCGTTATTTGGCGCAACAAAAGCTTGGTGAGTAGGGACAACAATGTGCCTATGAATATATCGTCCCACATTATTTACCCTATTAACTCATATGAACAATTTGATTTTCTCTGGGTGGATAAACCCCCACTAAAATCTTGTTAAACACAGAAGTTTATTTTGGCCAGTAGAGCCTATTTAAGTGAATTGCTGCCAATTATTGGAGCTGTTAAAATTTTATATACAATATTCGCCGTCAATTTTGACTAATATACTTCTAAATTAAGCAAGGTTAAAAAAGGAATCCGCTTTGAGATATATA
Protein-coding regions in this window:
- a CDS encoding pirin family protein → MRKVIEQLSARPSSDGDGVKLLRVFGGAQPERFDPFLLLDEFGSDQASDYIGGFPPHPHRGFQTITYMLQGKMEHRDHMNNIGLLNDGDVQWMTAGRGVIHSEMPKQTQGKMRGFQLWLNLPAKNKMQTANYEDVNANKIPEFDIAGSKIKAIAGQTSINKKQIKGYFDVEDTRPLYLDIHIEPGDKLNIQTQNEHNVLIYVYQETIQIGEDKTLAKAQTISRLEKHGDVLIQSYADKPAKVIVLSGKPIEEPIVQYGPFVMNSQQEIEQALQDYRKGILT
- a CDS encoding FMN-dependent NADH-azoreductase, with translation MSVNILRINASIFGENGVSSQLSNTLLQNLQTVYRNVDIVERDAASGDIPHFNANTLQQINDGKAELADTLIEEVKNADIILLAMPMYNFGVPSELKSWFDHIARAKVTFTYTENGPKGLLENKKVYVITTRGGIHRDKSTDGQMPFLNTMLSFVGLDDVSYIYAEGLNMSGDTREKNITLAKQQIEELVSEINSEALS
- a CDS encoding LysR family transcriptional regulator yields the protein MIPKITLEQWAAFKAVVDEGSFARAAETLNKSQSTVSYSLSKMEERLPAPVFEQAGRKAQLTDFGEAIYRHASNLLEQAQLLDQTANYLASGWEAEVTLAVDGIVCINKVFKALQNFSKESPQTRIRILEPTLSGTDEALIQREADLVITARVPPGFLAEPFGFVKKVPVSSPDHSLQKQTFPITEDILKQHRQIVIRDSGIKRSQNSGWLDSEQRWTVSHFATSIAAVKAGLGFGFLPKEQILRELENGELVLVPLEQGREQLIPIYIVASAQSHAGPATLEIKRYLAQQKLGE